The Desulfuromonadales bacterium genome includes a region encoding these proteins:
- a CDS encoding thioredoxin family protein gives MRIDILCKPESSQRCERTLENVREALNSAGVEAEVHVFRDRLKMIDHRVYVSPALLIDDTVRVAGRIPEVREITSLLAERPRYHKRMGEVA, from the coding sequence ATGAGGATCGACATCCTTTGCAAGCCGGAAAGCAGTCAACGATGTGAAAGAACGTTGGAAAATGTCCGTGAAGCGCTGAACAGCGCCGGTGTTGAAGCGGAGGTTCACGTCTTCCGCGATCGCCTGAAAATGATCGACCACCGGGTTTACGTGTCACCGGCCCTGCTGATCGACGACACTGTCCGGGTGGCTGGCCGGATTCCGGAGGTGAGGGAAATCACATCTCTGCTTGCCGAGCGGCCGAGATATCACAAGCGCATGGGCGAAGTGGCGTGA
- a CDS encoding B12-binding domain-containing radical SAM protein, with amino-acid sequence MHIVLTTLHVRPSAQAVPLAAACLAAALPEDLRRQTRLLDLFPGEDDEQMLTAILAGRPDLVAFPLYLWNRRRVLALARRLRQRRPELFLLAGGPEATTDPEGVLAEGELDAVIRGEGEITFRDLLAARDQGIEPAGLAGLTLRTAAGVVAGPERAAVARLDELSSPWLTGVLTPTAGSGVLWETSRGCPFACDFCYDARGGHGVRALSAERLQAELDLFVRAGVSQVWVLDSTFNFPPERGRELLRLLSCKAPHIHFHLEAKADYLDRETARLLARLSCSVQIGLQSARPEVLRSLHRALDPDLFARQLRLLAAEGVTFGIDLIYGLPGDDYQGFCRSLTFALQLTPNHLDIFPLAVLPGTPLHRHREDFAIEAGSTAPYLLRHSASWSESDMGRSRRLAAAVDLFYNLGRAVGFFAALLKGAGTEPVPFLEGFTDWLLKEKRIEEQRFLAVDAWRPDEVRQLQEDYIGHQLRRQRRESLLPAALDLLRYHFHYAETLLGVETLPAPPEKLAGLNPWTTRWRTAPTVRLVRFAYEVLDLLEMGEPDLERFTALFRPVGSMALFVRRGAEVVCESLQEDFLKLLEGSDGTRSPQEIFAGSLSRAMGEEIVAFAVAEGLLVPGE; translated from the coding sequence ATGCACATCGTCCTTACCACCCTGCACGTTCGCCCTTCGGCCCAGGCCGTTCCGCTGGCGGCGGCCTGCCTCGCCGCCGCCCTGCCGGAGGACCTGCGTCGGCAGACCCGGCTGCTCGATCTCTTCCCGGGCGAGGACGATGAGCAAATGCTGACCGCGATCCTCGCCGGTCGCCCCGACCTGGTCGCCTTCCCTCTTTATCTGTGGAACCGCCGCCGCGTCCTCGCTCTCGCCCGCCGCCTGCGCCAGCGTCGGCCCGAACTCTTCCTGCTCGCCGGCGGTCCCGAAGCGACTACCGATCCGGAGGGGGTACTGGCCGAAGGGGAACTCGACGCCGTGATTCGCGGCGAGGGAGAGATCACCTTTCGCGACCTGCTCGCCGCCCGCGACCAGGGAATTGAGCCGGCAGGTCTGGCCGGCCTCACCCTGCGGACGGCCGCGGGGGTCGTTGCGGGCCCCGAGCGCGCGGCGGTCGCTCGTCTTGACGAGCTCTCCTCCCCCTGGCTGACCGGTGTTCTGACGCCGACCGCCGGCAGCGGCGTTCTCTGGGAGACCAGTCGGGGCTGCCCTTTTGCCTGCGATTTCTGTTACGACGCCCGCGGCGGCCACGGGGTCAGAGCACTCTCCGCCGAACGCCTGCAGGCGGAACTCGATCTTTTCGTCCGAGCCGGCGTCTCCCAGGTATGGGTTCTCGACTCCACCTTCAATTTTCCGCCGGAGCGGGGCCGGGAACTGCTGCGTCTGCTTTCCTGCAAAGCCCCGCACATCCATTTTCACCTGGAGGCCAAGGCCGACTACCTCGACCGGGAAACGGCGAGGCTGCTCGCCCGCCTTTCCTGCTCGGTGCAGATCGGCCTGCAATCGGCCCGGCCCGAGGTTCTGCGCAGCCTGCACCGCGCTCTCGACCCCGACCTCTTCGCCCGGCAGCTGCGCTTGCTCGCCGCCGAGGGGGTGACCTTCGGCATCGACCTCATTTACGGCCTGCCGGGAGACGACTACCAGGGATTCTGCCGGAGCCTTACCTTCGCGCTGCAACTGACGCCGAACCATCTCGACATCTTTCCCCTTGCCGTTCTCCCCGGCACCCCCCTGCACCGGCACCGCGAGGACTTCGCCATCGAGGCCGGCAGCACGGCGCCCTATCTGCTGCGGCACAGTGCCAGTTGGAGCGAGAGCGATATGGGCCGGAGCCGGCGGTTGGCGGCGGCCGTCGATCTTTTCTACAACCTCGGCCGGGCAGTCGGGTTTTTCGCTGCCCTGCTCAAAGGGGCCGGCACCGAACCGGTCCCTTTCCTCGAAGGGTTCACCGACTGGCTGCTCAAGGAAAAAAGGATCGAGGAGCAGCGCTTTCTGGCCGTCGACGCCTGGCGCCCGGACGAGGTCCGGCAACTGCAGGAAGACTACATCGGCCACCAGCTGCGCCGGCAACGGCGGGAGTCGCTGCTCCCGGCCGCCCTCGACCTGCTGCGCTACCATTTCCACTATGCCGAAACCCTGCTCGGCGTCGAGACTCTGCCGGCGCCGCCGGAGAAGCTTGCCGGCCTCAATCCCTGGACCACCCGCTGGCGAACGGCCCCGACCGTGCGGCTGGTCCGCTTTGCCTACGAGGTTCTCGATCTGCTGGAGATGGGCGAACCCGACCTGGAGCGCTTCACCGCCCTGTTCCGCCCCGTCGGCTCGATGGCGCTTTTCGTGCGGCGCGGTGCCGAAGTCGTCTGTGAATCGTTGCAGGAGGATTTTCTGAAATTGCTGGAGGGGAGCGACGGAACCCGTTCACCACAAGAGATCTTCGCCGGCAGTCTCAGCCGGGCGATGGGGGAGGAAATCGTCGCTTTCGCGGTGGCCGAAGGGCTGCTGGTTCCGGGGGAGTAA
- a CDS encoding zinc-binding dehydrogenase, which yields MLTAPGRIETRNLPDPAPQEGELLVAIRAALTCGTDLKAYRRGHPKIPFPSPFGHEFAGVVAAVGAGVSSFRPGDAVMAVHSAPCGSCFYCQAGQENLCETIMETKVLGAYADRILLPAHIVARNVYAKPDHLSFEEAAFLEPLSCVVYGSHVQPMRPGETLLIIGAGPIGLLHLLLARQRGVGRVIVTGRRQERLELAQRLGADAVVNVEREDALPQIAALTGGRGADQVIECTGLPEVWEATPRLVRKGGRILLFGGCAAGTAVTFDTGRLHYDEITLQGVFHFTPAAVAEARDLLAGGAIRVAPLISARLPMAQLEEAFSLLQRGEGAKYALIPEAVDG from the coding sequence ATGCTCACGGCCCCCGGCCGTATCGAAACCCGCAACCTGCCCGATCCGGCCCCGCAAGAGGGGGAGCTGCTCGTCGCTATCCGCGCCGCCCTGACCTGCGGCACCGACCTCAAGGCTTATCGCCGCGGCCACCCGAAGATTCCCTTCCCCTCCCCGTTCGGTCATGAATTTGCCGGCGTCGTCGCCGCCGTCGGCGCCGGGGTGAGCAGTTTCCGGCCGGGCGATGCGGTGATGGCCGTTCACTCGGCCCCCTGCGGCAGCTGCTTCTATTGTCAGGCCGGCCAGGAGAATCTCTGCGAAACCATCATGGAGACCAAGGTGCTCGGCGCCTACGCCGACCGGATCCTCCTCCCCGCCCACATCGTTGCCCGCAACGTCTATGCGAAGCCGGACCATCTCTCCTTCGAGGAGGCGGCGTTTCTCGAACCGCTCTCCTGCGTCGTCTACGGCAGCCACGTGCAGCCGATGCGCCCGGGCGAGACCCTGCTCATCATCGGCGCCGGACCCATCGGTCTGCTGCACCTGCTGCTGGCCCGGCAGCGCGGGGTCGGCCGGGTCATCGTCACCGGCCGGCGGCAGGAGCGCCTGGAGCTGGCGCAACGGCTCGGCGCCGATGCGGTGGTGAACGTGGAGCGCGAGGACGCCTTGCCGCAAATCGCCGCCCTCACCGGCGGCCGCGGGGCCGACCAGGTCATCGAATGCACCGGCCTGCCCGAGGTCTGGGAGGCCACCCCGCGCCTGGTGCGCAAGGGGGGGCGCATCCTGCTCTTCGGCGGCTGCGCCGCCGGCACCGCCGTCACCTTCGACACCGGCCGCCTGCACTACGATGAGATCACCCTGCAGGGGGTATTTCACTTCACCCCGGCCGCGGTGGCCGAGGCCCGCGATCTGCTGGCCGGGGGTGCCATTCGGGTCGCCCCGCTGATTTCCGCCCGCCTGCCCATGGCGCAACTGGAGGAGGCTTTCTCTCTGCTGCAGCGGGGGGAGGGAGCCAAGTACGCCCTGATTCCGGAGGCCGTCGATGGCTAG